The Streptomyces sp. NBC_01142 genomic interval GAACAACAACACCGAGCAGAGGATGGTCGCCGTTCCGGCCCGCGTCTACGTCCAGGCGCGTGATACCACCAGTCCGATCACCTGGTTCAAGCGCGTGAAGTAGGCCCCTAACTCGCGGGCCGCTGACTGAGGCCGAGGGCCTGGATGCGTCACGAACGTGACGCATCCAGGCCCTCAAGCCTCTCCGCCCTAATGAGTTCGTGCATGGCTGGCGGGGCATGTCGGGAAGTGTGGTTCCGCCCGGCGTTCACCCTCGCTGATCGGCTACGAGGGTGGCAGTCTGCTGGTGTGAGAGCAGTCCGGCGGTGGCCTGGATGGTGTCGGCCATGTGCTCGAGGGGTTTCCCCGAACCCAACCCCGACGTGGTGTGGGTGGAGAATCTGACCAACTCGGTGTACTTCGAGGGATCCGACTCTCCGGCGTCACCTGGGAGAAGAGCCCGTTCAGCGGAGGCAACGACAACTGCGTGGAGTTCGCCGTGATCGGCGAGCTGATCGCCATGCGCGACTCCAAGCGGCCCGAGCAGACCCCGCTCGTCTACACCCGCAGCGAGATCGCGGCACTTCTGGCCGGTGCAAAGGCAGGGGCATTCGACCACCTGGCCTGAGCTCATCCCGGCCGTGACAGTCAGCGGCCGAAGCAGATGAAGGTGGCAGCCGGCCCCAGCGCTAGTGGGGTCGGCCGCCACCTTCATCTTCCCAGATCGACGCAGGACTGCTGGTGAAGTCCCGCGTCACAGCCCCAGCCGCCTCAATACCCAAGCGGGCCTCAATGGGGGGACCTTGGCCCGCTGGGGAACCGTCGCGGCGAAGGTCGTTGAGCGGGATGTGGGTGGGTACACCTGCGCGTTCCCCGGCGACAGCGGCCTTGGCTCTACGGCCCAGCTTGTGACGGAAGCCGAGCGGGAGGCCCATCGCGGCTTCGCCAGGGCCGTGCGGGACCTGCCGTGGAATCCGACGTCTACTTCGAGCTGTCGACGGTCGCGTAATTCGCCACGATCGCGCCGCGAGCGTCGCGTAGTTCCCCAAGGGGACGCAGGGTCCGTGAGGGCCGCCCGATCTTCCGGTGTTCGGGCCGTTCCGCTCAGTCGAGGGCGCTATGGCGTCGCTGACCGATGAGCTGCGCTCACCCTGGACGGATCTACCCGGCCTTGGTGCTGGCTGGCTATCGGGCGGCCCCCCGTAGTGCGGCGCCGCTCCGGGAGAGATTCGGTGCACAACGTGATTGAGTGCCATCTGTCCTGACCATGTGTGACATGCCGCGTTTGGCGTAATGGGCTCTTAGGGTTGGTCAGCCGCGTCACTCTGTGCGGGTTGATCACGGTCGTGTCAGGAGCCGTGTGTACAGATCCCGTGGGCGGGTTGAGCGGATCCGCCGTGACCGCCGGATGGACCCGAGCGTGTCGGGGCGGGCGCTGGATCCGCGGCACGAGGTGAGCAGGGACACGGTGGCCGAGACTTTGAAGACGCCGGTGCAAGGGTGCGGCTATGGCAGAGGGTGAGCGGCGGCCTGACAAGGGCATGGTGGACCGGTCGGAAGGGTTCGGTGAGCGGCTGCTGGGGGTGCTGTTGGACCGGGCACACGAGATGCCGCCGCAGCTGATCGCCCCGCTGGTCGCGGAAGAGGTGGCCAGGGTCGGTGGCCGCGAACTCTCGATCCTGCTGCAGGACTATGCGCAGCTGCTGCTGGTGCCGTTGC includes:
- a CDS encoding DUF397 domain-containing protein, with protein sequence MGGESDQLGVLRGIRLSGVTWEKSPFSGGNDNCVEFAVIGELIAMRDSKRPEQTPLVYTRSEIAALLAGAKAGAFDHLA